Proteins from a genomic interval of Zingiber officinale cultivar Zhangliang chromosome 1B, Zo_v1.1, whole genome shotgun sequence:
- the LOC122055939 gene encoding TNF receptor-associated factor homolog 1a-like isoform X4 — MAENITENSGMSLRPSVTDGMLNEQRCPSGDSITEWRSSEQVENGITSTSPPYWDTDDDDDCGPKPSDLYGRFTWRIENFSTINKRELRSDVFEIGGYKWYILIYPQGCDVCNHLSLFLCVANHDKLLPGWSHFAQFTIAVVNKDPKKSKYSDTLHRFWKKEHDWGWKKFMELSKVFDGFIVADTLVIKAQVQVIREKSDQPFRCLDGLYRRELVRVYLSNVELICRRFLEERIGKLSKFIEDKVRWSSFRAFWLDIDPCSRRRMSRDKTDAILKVIVKHFFIEKEVTSTLVMDSLYSGLKALELQSKNLIGRSKSADLEELPAPVVHVNKDVSVLTDDILLLIEKVVSDFLPNQPLPSKDDKCLQNRTKEGSSGDESIKDSLDRDERRLMELGRRTIEIFVLVHIFSSRIEVSYQEAIALKRQEELIREEEAAGIAENEVKSKCSASEKEKRSKKKQAKQKRNNRKGKEKGKYDRGNLVQEVLQQETYEEERTSDSFYTEPVEHSIKKIGACEDASDISDTVDVAAEMLQPDLDDQTASPINWDTDTSEIHLTTEASGSDVQNGHIDKRSQSIIDDSSSTCSTDSVPSVFITGVYKGTISPINITQSSPNRGKNHRRKETHSRISSTVRTEATIVDRNSNHVSDSKVDQPESALTESSSKTEMQQQQIQVEKQVLSLQNMQMAKDQVVVERQSCSNLGEKQNNSIQLLKQSPTFTSDTLVSASNNIVEPTLKLSNSTALDRVLAPSSGSQPMPSSSLAEAQKQNALAKHSIAHQDNTTSRPSSAPLTAAPRSTASISPIVQAVPLLSRSVSAAGRLGTDPSPSAPSYVPQSYRNAIMGKTTSARMLSSPSKLPPQTPLRTDQMLIRPGLTFGCLNVEAVRTQHLWKDSNQYKPSSSSESSSQRYGSALMDNDTEKFNVYGKLQKELVGIGSRTMPSPVQGTITEEFPHLDIINDLLDDEQNFGCTARGPVHTFNRQYSLPGNLSTASSQHDQFEQYYEEGVLRSYGASSNPLQGLRDGLLQQPEFSPYSNRYGQFDGLMRNHLPYMNTDLSMLRLGEGDGNGYRYQLGDHLTRVGNGYLYRPANGP; from the exons ATGGCCGAAAATATAACAGAGAATTCGGGAATGAGCCTTAGGCCCTCTGTTACAGATGGGATGTTGAATGAGCAGCGTTGCCCGTCTGGGGACTCCATCACTGAATGGCGATCTTCTGAACAAGTTGAAAATGGAATAACTTCCACTTCACCTCCTTACTGGGAtactgatgatgatgatgactgCG GACCAAAGCCTTCTGATCTCTATGGAAGATTTACATGGAGGATTGAAAATTTCTCAACCATCAATAAAAGAGAATTGAGAAGTGATGTATTTGAAATTGGTGGTTACAAATG GTATATTTTGATCTACCCTCAGGGTTGCGATGTGTGCAATCatctttctttgtttctttgtgtCGCTAACCACGACAAACTTCTACCAG GGTGGAGCCATTTTGCACAGTTCACAATAGCTGTAGTCAATAAAGATCCTAAGAAATCCAAGTATTCTG ATACATTACACAGATTTTGGAAGAAGGAGCATGATTGGGGTTGGAAAAAGTTTATGGAGCTATCAAAAGTTTTTGATGGTTTTATTGTTGCTGACACACTTGTTATCAAAGCTCAAGTTCAAGTTATAAG GGAGAAGTCAGATCAGCCTTTCCGTTGTCTTGATGGGCTGTATAGAAGGGAACTGGTACGAGTGTATTTGTCAAATGTAGAACTAATTTGTCGGCGTTTTCTAGAAGAGAGGATAGGGAAGCTTAGCAAGTTCATTGAAGATAAAGTGAGGTGGTCCAG TTTTAGAGCCTTTTGGCTAGACATTGATCCATGCAGTAGGCGGCGTATGTCAAGAGACAAGACAGATGCTATATTGAAAGTAATAGTCAAGCATTTTTTCATAGAGAAGGAAGTCACATCTACTTTGGTTATGGATTCCCTGTACAGTGGGTTAAAAGCTCTGGAACTTCAGAGCAAAAATTTGATAGGGAGATCTAAATCAGCAGATTTAGAAGAATTACCAGCGCCTGTGGTTCATGTTAATAAAGATGTGTCCGTGTTGACTGATGATATCCTTTTGTTGATTGAAAAAGTGGTATCTGACTTTTTGCCCAATCAACCTTTGCCTTCAAAAGATGACAAGTGTTTACAGAACCGTACAAAG GAAGGGAGTTCTGGAGATGAGTCTATTAAGGATTCTTTAGACCGTGATGAAAGGCGGCTTATGGAGCTTGGCCGTAGAACTATTGAAATTTTTGTCTTAGTCCACATATTTAG CAGTAGAATCGAAGTTTCCTACCAAGAGGCAATTGCTCTAAAGAGGCAAGAGGAGCTGATTCGAGAAGAGGAAGCTGCTGGCATAGCTGAGAATGAAGTCAAATCAAAGTGTAGTGCTAGTGAAAAGGAAAAGCGTTCAAAGAAAAAACAG GCTAAGCAGAAGCGCAATAATCGCAAAGGTAAAGAGAAGGGAAAATATGATAGGGGTAATCTTGTGCAAGAAGTGCTGCAGCAAGAAACTTATGAAGAAGAAAGGACTTCAGATTCATTCTATACTGAACCAGTAGAACATTCTATCAAGAAGATCGGTGCATGTGAAGATGCATCTGATATTTCTGACACTGTAGATGTTGCTGCTGAAATGCTTCAACCTGATTTAGATGATCAAACTGCCAGTCCTATTAATTGGGATACAGATACTTCAGAAATTCATCTTACCACTGAAGCTAGTGGCAGTGATGTCCAGAATGGGCACATTGATAAGAGGAGCCAATCTATTATCGATGATAGTTCCTCAACTTGTTCGACTGACTCCGTCCCCTCTGTTTTCATTACTGGAGTATATAAAGGAACCATTTCACCAATCAATATAACTCAATCATCTCCCAACAG AGGAAAGAACCACCGGCGTAAGGAAACACACAGCAGAATCAGTTCGACTGTGCGAACTGAAGCTACTATTGTTGATAGAAATTCAAATCATGTCTCAGATAGCAAAGTTGACCAACCAGAATCTGCACTCACAGAATCATCCTCGAAGACTGAGATGCAACAGCAGCAAATTCAAGTTGAAAAG CAGGTCCTTTCTCTGCAAAACATGCAAATGGCCAAAGATCAGGTTGTGGTGGAGAGACAGTCCTGTTCAAATCTTGGTGAAAAGCAAAACAACTCTATTCAGCTGCTAAAGCAGTCACCAACATTTACCTCGGATACTCTTGTCAGCGCTTCCAACAATATAGTTGAGCCAACTTTGAAACTTTCAAATAGCACAGCCCTTGATAGGGTTCTTGCTCCATCATCAGGATCTCAACCAATGCCCTCCAGTTCCCTGGCTGAAGCTCAGAAGCAAAATGCACTGGCAAAACATAGTATTGCTCACCAAGACAATACAACGTCAAGGCCATCCAGTGCCCCTCTTACAGCGGCACCAAGGTCCACCGCATCTATTTCTCCCATTGTCCAAGCAGTACCTCTACTTTCCCGCTCGGTTAGTGCCGCTGGTCGGTTGGGGACTGATCCATCTCCATCTGCCCCAAGTTATGTTCCTCAATCATATAGGAATGCTATAATGGGCAAAACTACAAGTGCAAGGATG TTATCATCTCCATCAAAGCTTCCACCTCAAACGCCTTTAAGGACGGACCAAATGTTGATTCGGCCTGGATTGACCTTTGGGTGCCTTAATGTGGAAGCAGTCCGTACCCAGCACCTATGGAAGGATAGCAACCAATACAAACCCAGCAGCAGCAGTGAAAGCAGCAGCCAGAGGTATGGTTCAGCTTTGATGGATAACGATACGGAGAAATTCAATGTTTATGGAAAGTTGCAAAAAGAGTTAGTTGGGATTGGTTCTCGGACTATGCCCTCTCCAGTACAAGGGACCATAACAGAGGAGTTTCCTCACCTTGATATTATCAATGACTTGCTGGACGATGAACAAAACTTTGGTTGTACAGCTAGAGGTCCCGTTCATACTTTCAATCGGCAGTACTCCTTACCAGGCAATCTGTCAACTGCCTCCAGCCAGCATGACCAGTTTGAGCAGTACTATGAAGAGGGCGTTCTTAGGTCATATGGTGCTTCCAGTAACCCTCTTCAGGGGCTGCGAGATGGACTTCTTCAGCAGCCAGAGTTTTCACCTTATTCTAATAGATATGGCCAGTTTGATGGATTGATGCGGAATCATTTGCCTTACATGAATACTGATCTATCGATGCTCCGATTAGGGGAAGGAGACGGCAATGGATATCGTTACCAACTTGGAGACCATTTGACAAGAGTAGGGAATGGATATTTGTATCGTCCTGCTAATGGGCCTTGA